Proteins co-encoded in one Chiroxiphia lanceolata isolate bChiLan1 chromosome 21, bChiLan1.pri, whole genome shotgun sequence genomic window:
- the ASB6 gene encoding ankyrin repeat and SOCS box protein 6 produces MPFLHGFRRIIFEYQPLVDELLGLLVMPDRERQSSLESPACLGSDRSQLSAVRRVLERETHSPFYQEGVSYALLKVTELGLVPAAEILLEFGADLSFEDPVTYYTPLHIAVLRNQLDMVELLVHHGADINRRDRIHESSPLDLASEEPERLPCLRRLLQLGADVNAADKNGKTALLHALASSDGVQIHNTESIRLLLEGGADVRATTKDGDTVFTSIIFLLGEMACSNTEEAQVINRFCFRVTQLLLAHGANPSECPAPESLTHLCFKSFKCHFPLLRFLLESGAAYNCSLHGPSCWSGFHIVFECLCSHLSVSEDDSFSTDLIQKGQTLLELMMASSQAIQLPSNFEVNTSSCRYHGEKVRTLFCSLKQLERSPQALKHLCRVFIRQRLKPWPVDVKIKALPLPDRLKWYLLIDHAAAGHEDL; encoded by the exons ATGCCTTTCCTGCACGGATTCCGCAGGATCATCTTTGAGTACCAGCCCCTGGTAGACgagctcctggggctgctggtgaTGCCGgacagggaaaggcagagctcCCTGGAGAG CCCTGCCTGTCTGGGCAGCGACAGGAGCCAGCTCTCAGCTGTGAGACGAGTCCTGGAGAGGGAGACCCACTCCCCGTTTTATCAGGAAGGTGTGAGCTATGCCCTGCTGAAGGTCACGGAGCTGGGGCTCGTCCCTGCTGCAGAAATCCTCCTGGAATTTGGTGCTGACCTCAGCTTTGAAG ATCCCGTCACCTACTACACCCCCCTGCACATCGCGGTGCTGCGCAACCAGCTGGACATGGTGGAGCTCCTGGTGCACCACGGCGCCGACATCAACCGGAGAGACCGG ATCCATGAGAGCAGTCCCCTGGACCTGGCCAGCGAGGAGCCCGAGCGGTTGCCGTGCCTGCGgcggctgctgcagctgggggcCGATGTCAACGCTGCTGACAAAAACG GGAAGACGGCACTGCTGCACGCCCTGGCCAGCAGTGATGGTGTCCAGATCCACAACACCGAGAGCATCCGGCTCCTGCTGGAAGGAG GCGCGGACGTCAGGGCCACCACCAAAGATGGTGACACTGTTTTCACCTCCATCATCTTCCTGCTGGGGGAGATGGCGTGCAGCAACACCGAGGAGGCCCAGGTCATCAACCGCTTCTGCTTCCGCGTCAcgcagctgctgctggcccaCGGTGCCAACCCCAGCGAGTGCCCGGCCCCCGAGTCCCTCACCCACCTCTGCTTCAAGAGCTTCAAATGCCACTTCCCGCTGCTGCGGTTCCTGCTGGAGTCAGGAGCTGCCTACAACTGCTCCCTCCACGGTCCCTCGTGCTGGTCGGGCTTCCACATCGTCTTCGAGTGCCTCTGCTCGCACCTCAGTGTCTCTGAAGATGACAGCTTCTCCACAGACCTCATCCAGAAGGGCCAGACTCTGCTGGAGCTCATGATGGCCAGCTCACAAGCCATCCAGCTGCCCAGCAATTTCGAAGTCAACACCAGCAGCTGTAGGTACCACGGGGAGAAGGTCAGGACTCTGTTCTGCTCTCTGAAGCAGCTGGAGCGCTCGCCACAAGCACTGAAACATCTCTGCAGGGTGTTCATCCGGCAGCGCCTTAAACCATGGCCAGTAGATGTCAAAATCAAGGCTCTACCTCTCCCAGACAGGCTGAAGTGGTACCTCCTCATCGACCACGCTGCTGCCGGGCACGAGGACCTCTGA
- the NTMT1 gene encoding N-terminal Xaa-Pro-Lys N-methyltransferase 1, with protein sequence MTSEVVENEFEFYSKAEKYWKDVPATVDGMLGGYGHISSIDINSSRKFLQRFLRDGPNRTGTTRALDCGAGIGRITKRLLLPLFKTVDMVDVTEDFLTKAKSYLGEEGRRVRNYFCCGLQDFSPEPNSYDVIWIQWVIGHLTDNHLSDFLKRCRAGLRPNGIVVIKDNMAQEGVIMDDVDSSVCRDLDVVRKIIRRAGLHLLAEERQENFPDEIYHVYTFAMR encoded by the exons ATGACGAGCGAGGTGGTGGAGAACGAGTTTGAGTTCTACTCCAAGGCAGAGAAGTACTGGAAGGACGTGCCCGCCACAGTGGATGGCATGTTGGGGGGCTACGGCCACATCTCCAGCATCGACATCAACAGCTCCAGGAAGTTCCTGCAGAGGTTTCTGCGG GATGGCCCCAACCGGACGGGAACGACCCGTGCTCTGGACTGCGGGGCCGGCATCGGCCGGATCACCAagcggctgctgctgcccctcttCAAGACAGTGGACATGGTGGACGTGACAGAGGACTTCCTCACCAAGGCCAAGAGCTACCTGGGCGAGGAGGGCAGGCGGGTGCGCAACTACTTCTGCTGCGGCCTCCAGGACTTCAGCCCCGAGCCCAACTCCTACGATGTCATCTGGATCCAGTGGGTCATCG GACACCTCACCGACAACCACCTCTCTGACTTCCTGAAGCGGTGCCGGGCCGGCCTGCGGCCCAACGGCATCGTGGTCATCAAGGACAACATGGCTCAGGAGGGGGTGATCATGGACGATGTGGACAGCAGCGTCTGCCGGGACCTGGACGTGGTCCGCAAGATCATCCGCCGGGCTGGGCTGCACCTGCTGGCCGAGGAGCGCCAGGAGAACTTCCCTGACGAGATCTACCACGTCTACACCTTCGCCATGAGATGA